The bacterium BMS3Abin14 genome contains the following window.
AGATCATACTTACCCATTTCAATCCTCTCTTTCTGACAGTAAGAATATCGCGCTCGATCCCGGACCCCCGGATTCTAACTTCCCGCAGCCGGCTCTCTCTGGATGACCTTTCCCTTGAACCCGCTTTCCTCGACGGCCTTTTCCAGAACCTCTTCAGTAACGCTTTCATCCACAGTCACCCACGCCTTCTTTTCCTTGAGTGAGACATCCACCTCTTTTACGCCCTCGACCCCTGACAGGGACCGTTTCACCGCAATGGCGCAAAGGCCTCACGTCATACCCTTGATATCAAGGGTGACCTTCTGATCCGCCGCGTGGGCCGGATGAGGGGTCGCCAGGGTTACAACAAGCGCCAACGCAAAAAACGCAATCGTAAAAAAACCGTATTTCGACATTACATACTCCTCATGACAGCGATCGCCCAATCACCCCTTATCCCTGAAATCGGTTCCTGGTACCTGGTTCATGCTTCCAGAAATAAAGGGTCTGGGATCTGGGGTCTAGACCCTACAATTCTTCGACACTTCGATACCTTGATACTCCCAAACCTCAAACCTCAAACCTCAAACCAGCCCCATTCCCCTACCCCGCAAACCATGCGACGACTTTCAGGTAAGAGACAGAAATAATCATGGCCACCGCCGCCGTCCAGAAGATCATCCTGGCGATCCTCCTTGTGCGAAAATCCGCTTCGCAGCTGCAGTCCGCTTTCTTCAGGTAAAGCTTCCAGAAGGAGTACCCCAGCATCAGGAAAGCAGCGCCCAGCATATACGGCCTGAATGGGCTAAGTGCCGCGAACTTGCTCAAAAACCCGACGGATGTCCCGAAGATAATAAAGATAACAGGCCCTATGCAGCAGGACGCTGCCAACAGGGCGGCAACAATGGATCCGAAACTGGACAGGTTTTCTTTTCTCAGGACCACCCTGTTCTCGTTTACGGTGTTCATTTTATGGGCTTTCCAATTCCCGCCGCCTTCAACTCGTCTCTTGACGGTCCTCTGCCAGTGCAGCAGCCTGCCAATTGTCCGTCAACAATGATGGCCGGTACCGAACGGACACCAAGCACTCTGGCCCTCTTTGCTATCTCAGGTTCATTCATGTCCAGGATCGAAACATCGCAGGAAGGACATTCCATCTCCTGAACCAGACTGACCGCCTCATCACAGGCCGGACACCCGGCACTGAAAATCTCGATTTTTCTTTTTCCAGCCATTTCAACACCTCAGCTTTCTCTCCCCTCGGGATTGGAAATATTATTCTGAAC
Protein-coding sequences here:
- a CDS encoding heavy-metal-associated domain protein, with translation MKRSLSGVEGVKEVDVSLKEKKAWVTVDESVTEEVLEKAVEESGFKGKVIQREPAAGS
- a CDS encoding merT mercuric transport protein, yielding MNTVNENRVVLRKENLSSFGSIVAALLAASCCIGPVIFIIFGTSVGFLSKFAALSPFRPYMLGAAFLMLGYSFWKLYLKKADCSCEADFRTRRIARMIFWTAAVAMIISVSYLKVVAWFAG
- a CDS encoding glutaredoxin, giving the protein MAGKRKIEIFSAGCPACDEAVSLVQEMECPSCDVSILDMNEPEIAKRARVLGVRSVPAIIVDGQLAGCCTGRGPSRDELKAAGIGKPIK